The genomic DNA CAAAATACTTCGCGGAGTTTGGCTGAAATTTTGGATTTTTAAGCTGTTTTATAATCTTTCCACTATGTAAAACTACTATTTTATCTCCTAAAAACAGCGCTTCATCTATATCGTGAGTTACAAATATCACAGTGGAGTTCGCGACTATATTTTTAAGTTCGGTTTGTAAATTTGCTCTGGTTATAGGATCAAGAGCAGAAAACGGTTCGTCTAAAAATAGCACTTTGGGATTTAGGCTAAGAGCTCTTGCTATGGCGACTCGTTGTTGCTGACCGCCGCTTAATGAGTGCGGGTAAAGGCTCTCTTTGCTACCCAAATGCACTAAATTTAAGAATTTTTTAGCTGTCTTTTTAAGCTCGTTTTTGTCTTTTACGCCTGAACATTTTAGAGCAAATTCGATATTGTCAATTGCCTTCATCCACGGCATTAAAGAGTAGTTTTGGGTTATGATCTGACGGGATTTATGAGCGGCGATCTGTTTTTTAAATTTGACGCTGCTCATTTCTACTTCACCGCTATCAAAAGAGCTATGACCGCTTAAAATCTTAAGCAAAGTAGTCTTTCCAGAACCGCTAGCTCCAAGCAACACGCAAAATTCGTTTTTTTCTATATTTAAATTTATATCATCCAAAATATGCGTAGTTCCGAACGATTTTTTTAGATTAGAGATTTTTATCATATCCAAACTTTCTTGAAATTTGTTTTTCTATCAAACAAAACAGCTGATTTATCACCCAGCCCACTACGCCTATGACGCAGATCACGGCTAAAACTATGTCTATTCGAAGCTGATTTCTAGCATCTATGATGAGATATCCAAGTCCTGTTTGTGCTCCTAGCATTTCGCCTACGACTAAGTTTATCCAAGCCATTGAAGCGGCTAATTTAAGCCCGGATATAAGCATAAGAAAACTAGAGGGAAATATCACTCCGCTAAGCACTTGCCACTTTGAAGCGCCAAAGTTTTTTGATACGATTATTAGCTCTTTTGGGACGTCTTGCACTGCTTTTGAAGCTAGTAAAAGTACCGGAAAAAACACTGCGTAAGATATGATAAATATAGTAGGTTTATCTCCTATACCAAAAATGATGAGAACCAGCGGTACCCAAGCTATGGGCGATACTGGGCGCAGTAAGTTTATGATAGGATCAAAAGCCATGCTTATTTTTGGAAATAATCCAAAAATAAATCCTACGAAAATTCCGCCGCTAAGTCCAGCGACTAGTCCCCAAAAATAGCGGTAAAGTGAGTCTATAATGCCTATTTGAAGTACGCCTTTTTGCACTATCTCGCATAGAGCCATAAAGCTCTGTTTTGGTGATGGTATAAGCTCGTCGCTTCCAAGCTGCCATAATACAAGCAGGGCAAAAACGGTTAAAATTTGATAAAAATATTTCATTTTATACCGCCAGATAGCTATCGATGTTTAAGCTTAAAAGAGCTTCGTTTGCTAGATCATTTTTTATTAAAAACTCTTTAAGACGCTCTAAATCCTCTTTTTTAATACTCAAATCATCATAAGAAGCTATATCCTGATCTAGCACATTTTTTATAATTTTTTGGTTTTGTCCTAGTAGAGATCCGCCTAAAACAGCTGCTTCATCATGGTTTTTAGATATAAAATGAGCAGCTTTTTTAAAGCTTTCTAATACTTCATCAAAGCCGTTTAAATTTAGTATCTCTTCGTGAAAGTTTAGAATACAGCATATATGAGATTTTTCTATATCTTTACTGAAAATCAAATTTTTAGCTCTTTTTTTAGATACGGCTAGCTGACCAAAAGGCTCGGCGACTATGTACGCGTCAAGCCTTCCGCTAAGCAGAGCAAAAGGCATCTCGGTAGGCGCCATATCTATGATATTTACCTTGTTTTTTAAATTTGAACTTTCCAAAAGTTTATCTAGTAAATAATAATGTGTACTAAAACGAGAGGGAATTCCTATATTTTTACCTTTTAAGTCTTCCAAATTTGATATATCTTTTCTTGCTACGAGCGCCGAACCGTTTTTATGAGCTGCAAGGACGGCTTTTATCTTCACTCCGCTTGCTCTTAGCATAAGTCCTAGCGGAGCTAACAAAAACGCTGCGTCTATCGCTTTGCTCCTTAACGCTTCGCTAAGATCAGCCCAGTTTGAAAATTTAATCGGAATAATCTCATATTTTTCGTTTTTGTAAAGCTCTTTTGCTATGATAATAAGATGATCTGTTATAGGCAAAAATCCTACTTTTATAGGAATTTTAAGTTTACTCGCTAGAGTTTTTGATGTGTGAAATGCCAAAAAACTCGCCAAAAATCCAAGTGCGTATCTCCTTGTCATGATGCGACCTTACAAAACTGCTTCCATTTTTTTATGCAGCCGCTACCGTTTTTTATGTCGTCTATCTCTTTTAAAAGATGTTTTATGCTAGGAGTTACTATAAGCACGAAATTTCCCTCTCG from Campylobacter fetus subsp. fetus includes the following:
- a CDS encoding ABC transporter ATP-binding protein, whose translation is MIKISNLKKSFGTTHILDDINLNIEKNEFCVLLGASGSGKTTLLKILSGHSSFDSGEVEMSSVKFKKQIAAHKSRQIITQNYSLMPWMKAIDNIEFALKCSGVKDKNELKKTAKKFLNLVHLGSKESLYPHSLSGGQQQRVAIARALSLNPKVLFLDEPFSALDPITRANLQTELKNIVANSTVIFVTHDIDEALFLGDKIVVLHSGKIIKQLKNPKFQPNSAKYFEIKAEIFRLINGENQEIEYII
- a CDS encoding ABC transporter permease, with the translated sequence MKYFYQILTVFALLVLWQLGSDELIPSPKQSFMALCEIVQKGVLQIGIIDSLYRYFWGLVAGLSGGIFVGFIFGLFPKISMAFDPIINLLRPVSPIAWVPLVLIIFGIGDKPTIFIISYAVFFPVLLLASKAVQDVPKELIIVSKNFGASKWQVLSGVIFPSSFLMLISGLKLAASMAWINLVVGEMLGAQTGLGYLIIDARNQLRIDIVLAVICVIGVVGWVINQLFCLIEKQISRKFGYDKNL
- a CDS encoding ABC transporter substrate-binding protein, producing MTRRYALGFLASFLAFHTSKTLASKLKIPIKVGFLPITDHLIIIAKELYKNEKYEIIPIKFSNWADLSEALRSKAIDAAFLLAPLGLMLRASGVKIKAVLAAHKNGSALVARKDISNLEDLKGKNIGIPSRFSTHYYLLDKLLESSNLKNKVNIIDMAPTEMPFALLSGRLDAYIVAEPFGQLAVSKKRAKNLIFSKDIEKSHICCILNFHEEILNLNGFDEVLESFKKAAHFISKNHDEAAVLGGSLLGQNQKIIKNVLDQDIASYDDLSIKKEDLERLKEFLIKNDLANEALLSLNIDSYLAV